The Lactobacillus sp. CBA3605 genome contains a region encoding:
- a CDS encoding alpha/beta hydrolase, translated as MKHNWWRWLLGVIILVGISWPAYNWSKADIKTLKNAGRTRMAPVIMIPGSSATQNRFDTLITELGKKIPQKHSVLKLTVKMDGTIQYRGNLSRRDTAPFIVISFENNKDGQTNIDKQAVWLNTAFKALVKTYGFNHFRALGHSNGGLIWTLFLARYLKQSPQVRIDRLMTIGTPYNMESTSTTAKTGMFKELYRYREGLPKALTVYSIAGTENYTSDGTVPYNSVNYGKYIFQDQVKHFTEVTVTGANAVHSDLPQNKQIVALIRQYLLDENVSDKIRRQNAQQMKQ; from the coding sequence ATGAAGCATAATTGGTGGCGTTGGTTATTAGGGGTCATTATTTTGGTGGGAATCAGTTGGCCAGCCTATAACTGGTCAAAAGCTGATATTAAAACGTTGAAGAATGCGGGTCGAACACGGATGGCACCAGTCATCATGATTCCGGGTTCCAGTGCGACGCAAAATCGTTTTGATACCCTGATTACGGAATTGGGTAAAAAGATACCGCAAAAGCACAGTGTACTGAAGTTAACGGTTAAGATGGATGGCACGATTCAGTATCGTGGTAATTTGAGTCGGCGTGATACGGCCCCCTTTATTGTGATTAGCTTTGAAAATAATAAAGACGGGCAGACTAATATTGATAAGCAGGCGGTTTGGTTGAATACGGCGTTTAAAGCATTAGTCAAAACGTACGGCTTTAATCATTTTCGGGCATTGGGACATTCCAACGGGGGCCTAATCTGGACGCTGTTTTTAGCGCGTTATCTAAAGCAATCACCGCAAGTTAGAATTGATCGTTTAATGACGATTGGGACGCCATATAATATGGAATCCACGAGTACCACGGCAAAGACCGGGATGTTTAAAGAATTGTACCGGTATCGCGAAGGATTGCCGAAAGCTTTAACGGTTTATTCAATAGCGGGAACCGAAAATTACACGAGTGATGGGACGGTCCCATACAATAGTGTGAATTATGGCAAGTATATCTTTCAAGACCAAGTGAAACACTTTACTGAAGTGACCGTTACGGGTGCTAACGCCGTGCATTCTGATCTGCCACAAAATAAGCAGATTGTGGCGTTGATTCGGCAATATCTGCTTGATGAAAATGTCTCAGATAAAATTCGGCGGCAAAATGCCCAACAAATGAAGCAGTAA